Proteins encoded in a region of the Dreissena polymorpha isolate Duluth1 chromosome 6, UMN_Dpol_1.0, whole genome shotgun sequence genome:
- the LOC127834530 gene encoding SOSS complex subunit C-like has product MAFQPPNTGQERQNRKILEQLEEQKKRLRMGGSAAPSTPPVLGLSPTPGAPAPSIASQTMVLPETQPMNPEQRKALQHANANSFGYFITQDSSFGNLILPVLPRFDGPKT; this is encoded by the exons ATGGCTTTTCAACCACCAAATACAGGACAag AGAGACAAAATCGTAAGATCCTGGAGCAACTAGAGGAGCAGAAGAAGAGACTGCGCATGGGTGGCTCTGCAGCGCCAAGTACCCCACCAGTCCT GGGTTTGTCTCCAACACCTGGAGCCCCGGCACCTTCTATCGCCTCCCAGACAATG GTGTTACCAGAAACACAGCCTATGAATCCAGAACAGAGGAAAGCTTTGCAG CATGCAAATGCGAACTCTTTCGGCTATTTCATCACACAAGATTCGTCCTTTGGAAACCTAATTCTGCCAGTACTTCCAAGATTTGATGGTCCAAAGACATGA